The Arachis duranensis cultivar V14167 chromosome 9, aradu.V14167.gnm2.J7QH, whole genome shotgun sequence genomic sequence GGTCGCAGTCAATGATGTGGGACATGAtgagagaaatgctattgacaTGGACTCTGAGTTTCCAACATCGCATCTAAAGGAAGAAAAATCATCTAATGGGATAAATTATGAGCCAGATGAATTGAGCATGATGCCTGAACGTGGAGCGGAAATGGTGTCAATGAGTTATGACCCTGCTTTAGACTATGAAATGATGGCCGAGGCTGAAGTTTCTTCTTTGCAAGATAAGAATAACAAAGGGGTCGTGACTGAAGAATCTGCGAAGCCAGATAAAGAGCAGAAATCAAAAGTTACTCCAAATAGTTCTGATAAGATTAAGGCTGTTGGGCCAATCAGGAGAGGGAAGCCTTCTAAACTGAGTCCTTTGGACGAGGCGCGAGCCCGTGCTGATAGATTGAGAAACTATAAAGCTGATCTCCaaaagatgaagaaagaaaaggtaCTCATTTCTTTTTATGTTGTTCACTTGTTCAAGGTTACTCATCTGTCATTCAACTCTATTCATTTCTGTTTATTGATAATAACTAGGAAGAAGAGGAGATAAAACGCCTAGAAGCTTTAAAGCTAGAGAGGCAAAAGAGAATTGCTGCCAAGAGTGGCACAGTTACAACAAAGTCACCGGTAACCAAGAAACAATTACCGGCAAAACTTTCACCAAGCTCTCATAAAGGATCAAAATTTAGTGATTCGGAACCAGGACCATCCTCACCCCTTCAAAGATTCCCCGTCCGAACTGCTTCTGCTGGATCTAGTGATTACTCAAAAGTCTCCAGAACCAGCAAATTGAATACCAGAAGCCAGTCATCTGAAAGCAAACTAAGCCGATCGGTGTCTTCTTTGCCTGAATCTAAGCCTGAGAAGGGTGAAGGTACAACAGATACTAAGGCATCGATGGCGCGGATTAGAAGATTATCAGAACCTAAAATGAGCACTGTCCGTCAGACTCCCTCAGCTAAACCACATAACGCCGGGACAATATCAAAGACTAAATCCGTTGATGGACCTGAGAGCAAAAAGATTTCGGCTATAGTGAGTTACGATAAAAGCAAGACTGCCGCCCTTCCGGAACTGAAAATCAGAACTTCTGCAGCAAGTGATGATGTTCAAAACAAATCATCAGTCAAAGAGAAGGCACAGAAATCGAATGATAACAAGCCTTCTGTGAACTCAGACAGTACCTTAGCAAAGAAAAATGAAACACAAACTTCACCCTCTAAAGACCTAGATGACAATCCTGTTGTTGAGAAGACTGTTGTGATGCTTGAATGTGAGAAACCTTGTGCTCCTGCTATTCATAAGTCAGAAGAAAAAACTGAGACACTGAAAAAGCAATATGATAATGAAGACATGAAGGAGAAATGTGAGCCAGCAACAAGATATGTTGCTATTCGTGCACCTGTTTCACCTCCAAGCATGGATATGACAGATACTGCAACATCAGGGAGCCAATCACACCTGCCACATGCATCTACTGGAGTATGTATTCATAGCTTAGATGATATAGCTTTGAGCCTTTGATTATAGCTAGAGATATGCTAAATCTATTCAGCACTAATGTCTTATTTTTACCCTTATCTGCATGATTGTAGAAATGCATATATTGCTTAGAACTTCTTTGTGCATCATCTAAGTTTGAATTTGATATCTTCCAAATCAGGTCAAATTGCATGATAAAGAGAAAGAACATTCGAAGTCATTTAACATTTCTGTTGCCGAGGAAACATATCAAGCTCCATATGCCCGGGTTTCTTCTTTGGAAGATCCTAGCACCAGAAATACTGAGTATGGTAAAGCTGTCCCAACAGTTTTAGAGGCCACGGCAATTGGCGGGGAGAGTGTTAAAGCACATGTGTCCGACACTCGAAACTCAACACTTGAGAAGATTCCTGAAGCAGTTGAGAAGCCTCAGGTAAAGGAATCATCAAAAGGTTTCCGAAGACTATTGAAGTTTGGAAAAAAGAGTCATAGCTCAGCAAATTCTGGACACAACATCGAATCCGATAATGCCAGCAATGATGGTGCTGAGGCAGATCAGATTGGAACGAATGGTTCGTCCATTGAAGGTAATCTGCTCCTCCTGGACCTCAGCATAATAAATCTTCTTCCATGGATACTAAATTTTGTccatatcaattatttttttaattttctctaatTATATCATTctttttgtataaatatttatctTGGCTATATTATTGTGACATGTTACCTAAGATGTATTGCCTTTGTATTTTCATGTCGTATCGTATCTTGCCGTATCTAGTATTTGTACCCGTATTAGCGCAACACTTACCCTGAGATTACAGACTTACAGTCATATGTCCTGTTTCATGTTCAGTTCATACTTTGAAGAATCTGATCTCTCAAGATGAAACACCAACTACCAGCTCAACTCAACAAAAGTGTGAGTACTCAATGCATGCTCTCAATTAATTTAAGTGCATTTGAATTAACTTTTTGATATCTATAATCCATTCCATTCTTAATATGTAAAATGGTAAACCATATTCTTTGTGCAGCTTCTCGGTCGTTCTCATTGCTATCACCATTTCGAAGCAAGAAtagtgaaaagaaaataaatatggCTTGATACAATATAGTGGTTTCACCCTTCACTTGGATTCCTctcttgttttctttcttttccagtTGATATGTCATTAGTTATTGTGTGGTTGCGAAAAGATCACCgagtaattaatataaaatatattgctGTGAAATTGATCTTTGTATGTAAATTCATGTGCTGCTGTTCATATTCCGAATCAATTTGTATATTTACTAGTAtcttattaaattagatattatcttttggatCGAGAAGGTGATctcctttctattttctttttttgttatcCGAAAAATCTTGggttattaaaaattataaagtgACAAATAAACTATTGAAAATTTACATTTTGGATAGATTAGTTCTTTATGAAAAAGAATTACCAATAAAatcttctaaaataataaatgcggacaagttagttttagtttaaattaagaCTTTCTATCTTAATTATAGATGGCTAATTTGAAGGTAATCAAATTTGTTATCCCGGTTTTGGAAGATtttattgacttttttttttaactaatttgttTGAAGTGTAAATTATAGgtgtttatttgttattttattcaaaataaaattatattagtaTTTCATGTTTTGAATACGAAGACAATTCAATTGCTTTTAGAAAATTCTCTTCGGGCATTCTTGAAGAAAACAACAGAAATAATATGGATAAATGCTAGGCATGACTATGTTTTTAGACATTAAATAGTTTggtgtttattttctttaagaTCTCAAactaattattctaataataaaaatgaatatCATTAATTTAATTGCATAATCCAAAAGAAAACtccaaagaaagaaaggaatttGAACTTCAATCTAATCTAACACAATATTCTGTTGAACAATATACTTTCTTTCTAAAACCATTGAAGTCAATGGACCATATTGAAATGGATAAAGAAACATAGGCATTCTACACTGTCACATTTCTATAGATAATTGCCTATTAGGATTGCATGATTATCACTCAAAGCGAATGATTAAGCATGAGATGTTGCTTTTGCTCATCCTATTCATAGCTTCCTTTGCCAAGAATTCCGCTGCTTCTTGGGGATCCTCTATGTGACTTATCAGATTCACTGCCTCTTGATTCTGCATCACCTACATATACACATATAcatatgcaagattcaattcttTCCTGCTTTTCAAAAACACACTTGTATgctttatgagttttgtaaggTCACTTATTAATGTTTTAGAAACTTACTCGTTGATAAAACCTTGACAATTATAATGGTTTAAATAGCTTACCTCCCATATACCATTGCTGGCCATTATCAGAAATTCAGTATCTGAATCAATCCTTTCTCCTTTCACAACAAGTTCTGAGCCTCTAGAATGACTTTTACCTGATTCACATCTATACTTTGTTAAACACAGCTATAGCATCCAAAATAAGATGCGAAAATGATAGATAtattaaatcaacaaaaaaaacaaaagagagtGTTTTGTTAGATTAAATATGCATAATACCGGAGAAGAGTCTGCGAGACCAATGTATTCTTGGTGAATGTTGGTGGTGTCTACCAGATGATGTGTGATGATGAGCTATGCCATCTCTGCAGACAACAGTTTTATAATCTCCCATGTTTGCTATCACAAGCTTCTCTCCATTTATCACCATAACACATGATCCTGAACCCATTCTGCTTCTTTCATCTGATTCATACTCCTCTCTTATCTTTGCCCTTGCACCAAGGTATGCCCTCTTCAGCGTTTCCTTGCTTTTCCTCCTTAAATGAGACTATGTATAACATATAGTTTTCCACATCAGACCAAACATATAGGATTCAAGAATCTTCAATAACAAAGTAACACAATGatgaaaaaaatcaattaacctCTTGAAGCTTCTTGTTAAAGAAATTGGATTGAATGTACTTGGTAACCACATCTCCAACTACAACGTCAAAGATTCCGAAATACCACAATTCATTATGATCCATTTGCTCTCTTTGCACCACTACTGAATCAAAGTTCAAAAGGTCTTTTTCAGAACCTTGATGATGCTCCACCACATAATATCCATGTGTTATTGGCATCATCCATGAAGGCTTCTTTGCAGGCACCATCACATGCTTTCTCTTTACTCCTCTTCGGCCGCGGCCTAGCAGAAACCGTTTCAGCCGGAAAACCTTACAAAACCCAAACACAACAGCCAAAGATTATTAGTTCTTGATCTATAAAGAATCATTCTTGCCATCTCTTAATCAAGattgaataaaaattacctTAAGCTTGAGAGGAAGATATTTGAatcccatctttttctttttctctctattGTTTGGTCAGATATTCAGAGAAAAAATGACATATGGTTGCACAATATGttgaacaaagaaaattaacaaaccAAGCTTTGAATATAGATCAGAATATAGTTGTTGAGTAACACTTGGCCTTGGTGCCTTTCATAAAAGGGTTTTAATGAGTTTCAAACCCCTTAACATTCCTAGCGGTTACaaagaaatatatatttgaaaatgtgtgttttaaaaatatttatattaactcATTCTcgatatttttatgtaatttttagtcattaaaaataaaaaaggctaTTAATAATTCAATATAAGACTACAAATTAAATGTACTCTAGAAATGTAGAAATGTTTATTTGGTTTTTCTGGTTTgactaattaaattgagaaCTATATAAGTCTTCAAATAAATTTGTGTTTTGACTCAAAGATACCCATAAATTGTAAAGAAAGTAATGTTAAATACGTTGAGAAGAATTCTGAATTTAGAAAAGGTACTCCAATTAGCTTCAATCTTCAGATAGGAGGAAACTTTGAATAGGAATTAAATGTCAAGAACCATAGAGTAAATAAAACGAAAAATCAACGCGTTGGGTTGACATATACCAAGTATTCCTAAAagtaattgataattaattaattagaattttactAAGGGTTATTCAGTTATTCTAACCCCTTTTACGACTTAGTATTTCTAAGTGGATGTTAAACCTcttatatattcttaaaaagaTAAAAGGTTGACCATGTATTAAAATGCATTTACCAAGTTTCAACAAGGTAAACAAACTACTGTTAACCTGAtcaattactaattaattaataaaagcaTGTTACAAACGGCATGAAGAGGCATAACAAATATTTATGAACGGCACATGGCACGTCGATATTCATGGCTTTTGGTTGTTAGATTAAGGTGGCTTGTTATAAATCCTGGAAGCGAATcggttttacatttttttaaattattgatttaattttaatgctaTGAGTTaggttttattttaaatatttgcttATTAAGTTGGTTGCGTATTTTGAATGTGCCCTACCTGGAGGTTGGGGTGCTTGTTGTAAGAGTAACTCTATTTGTTTGGTTCTTCTCTGTTgatagataattttatttaattgaactTGGGTGTTcttgattttaaataaaataaaaaatactaatgtgGATGCAAATTTAAACTCATAACTGTTGTTGCTGATGACTTTGGCTTAAATTTCTTTAGGCATTTAGCTTAGGGGTGGTAATGGGGTAGTTTTTTGTCTTATCCGATTATGTTCCGTCTTATAATAATTCGTATAGAATCCGTTTCACTTATAATTTACAAGTAGTAAAGAGTTGAATCTTAACTTATTCCGATATgtttctataattattaaaatctaaaaataaaataaaattttaaaatttatataaccatctcataaccaataaaaaCATATTTAGCGGACCTAAAATCTAATTTACGCTTACTGTATGGCCTTAACAAGGGATAACAAGCACCGCCTAATACTTAGAAGAGTATAATAAGGTAGTTTGttaaaaatcaattcaaaaagaaatttaaatcaTCTTCAGTAGAAActcattttagtttttatttatgatCCATCTgttataaaaaagtaattttacatCAATTTTTGtgtcataaataataaataaaaactcaaaacatctctcttctttattaaaaaaaaaaactacttttagtcgctattcaattcaacttaattaattaattaaagtaattaaaattaatataattattatttcttacaataatattttttaaatttataaattcaaaaataattcattgttataaaatattaataatcaaGAAAGAAATTTATAACATCTAATTTTACAATAGTTACTTTCATAAACAAGTAATaagacctctcttattactTTTTCATATCGAGATTacactaatttgtaaaattatttaatataaaaaacataataaGCTCTATAGTTAACGATAAGTATTGTGAAATTGTCATATATGTTCAATCAAGTCATCTTTCAACTGTCTATGCTGCTATCTATTTCGAAGTTAGAcatttttttgaagaaattgATGGTATGGTGCAAAATCTTTCTCTCCCAACTGAGGTTGTGATAAGCCGTTTTCGACATCGTTATACCCTAAGTCTTGAGCAAAATTTCCTGCATAAGTGTCTCTTTCATCCTTAATAATCATATTATACAATATAATACAAGCTTGCATTATGTTTGCAAGTTTCTTCTTTTCCCAAAATACAAACTCACATTATGTTTGCAACAATCATATTATGCAATAAAAGTGTATGTAAGTAGTATATATAgagtaacaaaatattaatttattaataataacggtaacataataacggctagttttgcaacggCTAATTTTGTAATGTGGTTAGTATTTCAAATttcatacataaaaataaaccactcaccaatataaaaaattaaaattatttttttatgtaaNNNNNNNNNNNNNNNNNNNNNNNNNNNNNNNNNNNNNNNNNNNNNNNNNNNNNNNNNNNNNNNNNNNNNNNNNNNNNNNNNNNNNNNNNNNNNNNNNNNNNNNNNNNNNNNNNNNNNNNNNNNNNNNNNNNNNNNNNNNNNNNNNNNNNNNNNNNNNNNNNNNNNNNNNNNNNNNNNNNNNNNNNNNNNNNNNNNNNNNNNNNNNNNNNNNNNNNNNNNNNNNNNNNNNNNNNNNNNNNNNNNNNNNNNNNNNNNNNNNNNNNNNNNNNNNNNNNNNNNNNNNNNNNNNNNNNNNNNNNNNNNNNNNNNNNNNNNNNNNNNNNNNNNNNNNNNNNNNNNNNNNNNNNNNNNNNNNNNNNNNNNNNNNNNNNNNNNNNNNNNNNNNNNNNNNNNNNNNNNNNNNNNTCCCACTGAGTAGGATTTTATTTGCTTCTATGATGGAATTTATCTTCATTTTACTCCAATTAttagtttctattttttgtcaaaCAAATAGTAAATAGGGTTTTCATTTGTTCACTATTAGACAAGACATGTTCTTAAAGGAACTccaaagattattttttttggagTTTTCATTACTATACATGTAAAAAAAAAGTGGAACCAACCATTAGAGTGAGATAAGAAGAAATTCCTTCTCTTCGATCAAAAAGGGGGAGTCCCTCTAAATGGGGACTCCTATTATCCAATAATAACTTGCCGTTTGgcaagttatttaaaaaataaataattataaaaatgttaattaattaaataattaaataataattaattaaataataattataataattaattatattaaatattgatacCACATTAAATACATATGGCAATTTACAATGCTTGTCGTCAATTATAGagcttaattatatttttctttgtattaagtaattttacaaattagtgtaatcacgaattatatattgtgtattattgttatatataaatttatttaatattaatatcttttaatagtgaattatttttgaatttataaatttaaataatattattgaaaaaaattaattacattaattttaagcattttaattaattaattaattaattaattaagtggaaCCACAACAGGGACTAAAGTTAATTCCttctaatggagaagagagatgCTTTGAGTTTCTCAAAAGCTAATGTGAAATTACTTTTTATGCCAACCTACTGGAGATGGTCTTATTGCCCAAAACATGTGTTGCTAATCTGTTGATAAGATAGGTGGCAGTAACTACAGCTTCATCCAAATAAGTCTTGGGCATGGCAACAGCGAAAAGTTTAAATAAACTCATTTTAATGAgatgtttatgttttttttctgTCTTTCTATTCTGTTGGGGGTATATGGACAAGAGAACCTATGCTAAAAGCCTTTTTGTACTATATAGGCAGAAAAAGTTTTAGATGTATACTCACCACCATTATCTTAgcataattcttttaatttgtaatttgtCAATTTTTTATGAATGATTTTTACTGTTTAAAGACAGTAAAGATATAAGATTTATTGACTAAAACAAATGTGCATGTGTACCTAAAATATGTATCAATGAATGTTACATAATGCCATTATTCAAGATAAGAAATAAGAGGTGCTAGATCTCAAACATCAGAATACACTAGTTGTAGAGGAGTTGTGTATATAGTATTAAAGTCAGAATAGGATAAAGAATGCATTTTAGCATTAGTACAATATTCATAAACAATGGAggcaaaatcaaaatcattattATGATGAACATTAATGTGACATTTATTTAGAAtgagttttataattttttatggcaGAATGACCAAGTCTCTTATGCCACACATCAAAAGAAATAGTAGAAGTATAAAGAACTTGAAAAACAGATTTATAATTCTTTGGTACAGCAACATTAACAAACTGATAAAGGCCATCCTTTctaaaaccttgaagaagcaatcTCTGAGTAAATTGACATTTCACAGCACAATGGTAAGCATGAAATTCAAAATACAAATAGTTATCATCAACAAATTTTAGAACACCTATTAAATTCTTAGTCATATTTGGTGAATGTATCAATTTTTGTAAATAGAATAATCTTTTAGATTCAATTGCATAAAGAAAAGAACTACcaattttaataataagaatagCTAATCCATTACCCACTTGAACCTAATCTAATCCAAGGTATTCTAATGATGTGATTATGTTGGATGGAGTTGTAATAATGTGGTGAGATTTATTTATGTCAGGGTATCAATTTTGAtctgaaatagttgaaaaaacAACCAAGTGTGTAGttgaattgtgaaaagtagatGCAGGTGGTAATGGTGTATTGAatgtgtaacaaaaaaaatagtagaaagAGGACTGATGTAAGTAATGATAGTTGTGTCCAAAATAATAAGTCGTTATCAccagaaaaagaattaattacTGAGGTAGGACAGATGGCAATTGATTTGCAACAAAAGAATAGTGAGAAAGGCATGAGAGAGAGAACCTTAAATAGAAGGTTGGAAGGTTATGTGTGGCAGCGTTGAGTGGTattgctctctctctctttctgaaAATTCTTCTCTgacttctttttccttttgaatATTGCTTCCTTATCCCTCTTCTTTTCCATCATTCAGATGTTGCTGTGACAATAGATGAGTAACAATAATTCTCTATTCCCTTAACACTACCTACGAGACTACCCTTATAGTATTGATTATActttttcttgtcttctttATACTATTTTATTGCTATTAGCACTCAATGGTTCTTGTAATACTCCTCTGTGAGATTTTCATGCTCTCTTAGTTAATATCACGAGATCTTTACCCTTCCATTTGGTGCTATCATTGATCACGGCCGACAATACTCGGATGAAGACTATGGAGGCTGACATCAAGCGTTTATATCAAATGATCGAAGTGGCCACCGAGGAGGGCAGAGCTGAATGCGCGTGCGCCATAGAGGCTATGGATCTGAAGCTAGAAGCGATCCAGTCCTCTTTCACCCGGCTCCTCTCTGATTCGAATCGCGGCAATTCCGTCATGTGTGACTCCCTGTAAGGCTCGTACTCCGGAGCCGATCATCACTAACGACACCTATAACCGTACAGAAGGGTGAGCTTTGATCTCCCGAAATTCGATGGAACGGATGTGCTAAACTGGATAGTTTCTGTCGACCAATACTTTGCTTTTTTCGAGTTCCGATGGAAGAGCAAGTCGGTCTCGCCACAATGCACATGACCAGCATGGCAGTGCCGTGGTTTCAAATGGCTCAACGCTCAGTTCCTTTCCGATCATGGACCCAGCTCAAGCGCgacattgaaatcaaatttggaCCCTCTCTCTTTGAGTCCCCACAAGAACTCTTATTCAAGCTTCAACAACACGGCTCCGTGTCTGATTATTATGCCGAATTTGTTTCATTGGCGAATCAATCCAGCATCGAACCTCAGGATGCACTACGTGATTGTTTTATCAGTGGATTGCGGGTGGATATTCCCTGTGAAGTAAAGGCATAATGCCCCCTTCCTTGATGCAAGCGGTCAGTCTTGTGCTCTTGTATGAGGACAAATTATCGTCCACCACAAGGAACATGCACGACCCTTCTAACTATAGGCCCCCCTCTTGCTTCACCCCAACACATGACACTGTCGCGACGACCAGCCCGCGGCACTCTGCCTTCGTTACTACCTACACCACCGCAGCAGCAGATCCCTACTAAGAGTTCTATCAAGCGTTTGACACTTGCCGAAATCCAGAGCCGCCACGACAAGGAATTATGTTACCGGTGTCATGAGAGGTTCTCTGCCACACACAAATGCCCAAATAAACATTTTATGCTCTATCAGGTTGAGCCAGAGCCATATGCTTCCCCAGGGGTTTCAATTGAGGAGGTCCCCAGTGACGGCGAATTGTTGCAACACCTTGGTCAACAAGTAATTGAACATCATCTATCTTATAATGCTATGCACGGCACTTCTGGACCTGCTTCCATTCGAATCAAGGCTCAGATTGGGGGTTTAGATGTTCAACCTCTCATTGATGGAGGTAGCTCCGATAGCTTCATCCAGCCGCACATTGCCAAGTTTTTAAACCTTCCCGTCGAACCAGCTCCGGGTGTTCGTGTTATGGTGGGTAATTTCGCAATTATGGATGTCGAAGGGCGAATTCCCTCGTTGGAAGTGACATTATAAGGCTGCAAGACTACCATTTCGGAGGTCTTTGTTCTCCATGTCATGGGAGGAGATTTGGTGATAAGCACCCCGTGGTTGAGGACCCCGCGAGCTTATATTGTGGATTACGACGctgcttttttttgtttttggcaTGAGGGACAGTTTGTGACAGTGCATGGTGAGACTTCTTCAGCCTTGTCTCAAGCTCAATTTCACATATTAGGTGATTGGTCAACACCGACGCCGTAGCAGAGGCATTCACAGTTCAGCTTCAGCAAAGTGATGAGACAGCATAAACACTTTTACAGCTTCCGAAAGTGTTGAATCCGAAATTAACCGTCCTTCTCCATACTTATGGCACAGTTTTTGCTCAACCCAAGGGACTGCCACTTCAACGGGCGCATGATCATTCGATTCCTCTGACTAAGGGTGCCGAACCGGTCAAGGTGCGGTCATACCGGTATCCTTATAGCCAAAagaatcaaattgaattgatgGTGAAATAAATATTGGAGGACGGAATCATCCAACCCAGTAAGAGCCCATTTTTTTCTCCAATTCTATTAGTAAAAAAGAAAGATGGAACCTGACGTTTTTGTATTGACTATAGAGCCTTGAATAAAATTACTATCAAAGATAGCTTCCCAATCCCAGCTGTGGATGAGTTTCTTGATGAACTATTTGGTGCTGCTATTTTTTCTAAACTTGATTTACGGTCCGAGTATCATCAAATCTTGTTGACACCCGAGGATAGGCACAAGACAGCCTTTCGCACCCACCAAGGCCTTTACGAGTGGCTTGTAATGTCGTTTGGACTTACCAATGCCCCAACGACCTTCCAACATTTGATGAATGATGTCTTTCGGCCTCACTTATGGAAATTTGTACTTGTATTCTTTGATGATATTTTGGTTTATAGTTCTTCTTGGGCATTGCACCTACAACACCTTGAGATGGTCTTAAAAATTCTACAACGGGAGTGTTTATTTGCCAAGCTCTCTAAATGCCTTTTTGGCATGGTAGAAATCGATTATCTGGGGCATACTATTTCCAGAAATGGAGTGCACATGAAGCAAGCCAAAGTGAAGGTTGTTTGTGAATGGCAACAGCCCCAGAATCTCAAGTAGCTTAGGGGATTTCTAGGCCTCACAGGTTATTACCACAGATTTATCAAGGGTTATGCGACTTTGGCAGCACCCCTTACCGACCTATTAAAGAAAGATGCTTTTCTATGGAGCACTGAAGCATCAGCGGCTTTCCAATATCTCAAGGATACTATTATTTCCCAACCTGTGCTAGCACTACCCAATTTTGAGTTGCCTTTCGAGTTAGAGACGGATGCCTCGGGGATAGGCATTAGTGCGGTTCTGAAGCAAGAGAAGCACCCAATtgcttatttttcaaaaaaactgTCCTCCACTATGCAGCAACAATCAACTTATGTCAGGGAGTTTTATGCAATTACAGAGGCAGTGGCTAAATTTCGACACATTAGGGAGGCACTTCATTATCCTCTTGGATCAGCAAAGTTTAACCAAACATTGCATACACCAGAACAGCAGAAATGGCTCCACAAGTTATTGGGTTTTGATTTCGAAATTCAATATAAATCAGGCCGGGAGAATGTTGCAGCTGATGCTCTTTCGCGGTGCTTCTTTGCGACATTTTCTACACCTCAACTCGATTAGGTCATGACTTTAAAGGAGGATCTTTAAGCTGATGATTCACTGAAGGCCATATTGCTTCAATGCAGGCAAAATCCTCAAGGTGAAGGTAATTACTCTTCAAGGaatg encodes the following:
- the LOC107466230 gene encoding putative protein phosphatase 2C-like protein 44, with protein sequence MGFKYLPLKLKVFRLKRFLLGRGRRGVKRKHVMVPAKKPSWMMPITHGYYVVEHHQGSEKDLLNFDSVVVQREQMDHNELWYFGIFDVVVGDVVTKYIQSNFFNKKLQESHLRRKSKETLKRAYLGARAKIREEYESDERSRMGSGSCVMVINGEKLVIANMGDYKTVVCRDGIAHHHTSSGRHHQHSPRIHWSRRLFSGKSHSRGSELVVKGERIDSDTEFLIMASNGIWEVMQNQEAVNLISHIEDPQEAAEFLAKEAMNRMSKSNISCLIIRFE
- the LOC107466221 gene encoding uncharacterized protein LOC107466221, which produces MGGDLVISTPWLRTPRAYIVDYDAAFFCFWHEGQFVTVHVFAQPKGLPLQRAHDHSIPLTKGAEPVKVRSYRALNKITIKDSFPIPAVDEFLDELFGAAIFSKLDLRSEYHQILLTPEDRHKTAFRTHQGLYEWLVMSFGLTNAPTTFQHLMNDVFRPHLWKFVLVFFDDILVYSSSWALHLQHLEMVLKILQRECLFAKLSKCLFGMVEIDYLGHTISRNGVHMKQAKVKGYATLAAPLTDLLKKDAFLWSTEASAAFQYLKDTIISQPVLALPNFELPFELETDASGIGISAVLKQEKHPIAYFSKKLSSTMQQQSTYVREFYAITEAVAKFRHIREALHYPLGSAKFNQTLHTPEQQKWLHKLLGFDFEIQYKSGRENVAADALSRQNPQGEGNYSSRNGLLLWRNRVVIPLGSNLIKIFLKEYHDSTVPFVNKPKPKRSSRLVYCDRLSKFVYFIVLKRDFDSRTVAEAFIGNVVKLHGFPNSIVSDQDHIFISKFWQHLFKLQSTELGMSFAYHPQTDGQSKVVNKALEMYLRCFCFDNPSKWKDLLPWAQFWYNTSFHSSIKMLPYKALYGRDPPSLIRYEVSSQDDQSLQDILLERDRSIEQLKCNLARSQQFMKPFADRRHRHVTFKEGDWVLVKLQPYRQHSVALRNTQKLGMCYFGPFQIDRKINEVDYKLNLPPEARIHDVFHVSALKPFRGENHDQYLPFSLQTLEIGPILQPTEILDSRTVIKNGHEEPQVKIR